From one Variovorax sp. PBL-H6 genomic stretch:
- a CDS encoding SDR family oxidoreductase, which produces MQSKQPVALVAGASGIVGTGIAQRLVADGWRVLCASRSGGGDIPGTEGIAVDLMDPQACRKALSPHAAISHVFYAAYQQAESRSAEVAPNLGMLRNLVEAASAAASDLQKVVLVTGAKFYGIQWGAVQTPCRETDARQLPPNFYYDQEDFLRQAQRGQEWSWVNLIPPFVSGFAVGNPMNLVLGVGIYAAVCKELALPLRFPGSAGAYDALHQIADAHQIGAAASWAAKADAAANQAYNVANGDAARWRNTWPVIAAGLGMEAAEPKTMPLADVMPDQQAVWDRIAQRHGLRSIDIAKIVNWAWVDYMLRMSHDVLLETGKIRRAGFHECLETDRVFVQRLRELQEHKVIPR; this is translated from the coding sequence TTGCAATCCAAACAACCCGTCGCGCTGGTCGCAGGTGCCAGCGGGATCGTGGGGACGGGCATCGCGCAGCGGCTCGTAGCCGACGGCTGGCGCGTTCTCTGCGCCTCACGCTCGGGAGGCGGCGACATACCCGGGACCGAGGGCATCGCGGTCGACCTGATGGATCCACAGGCCTGCCGGAAGGCGCTTTCGCCGCACGCGGCCATCAGTCATGTCTTCTACGCCGCCTACCAGCAGGCAGAGAGCCGGTCGGCCGAAGTCGCACCCAATCTCGGCATGCTTCGCAACCTTGTCGAGGCCGCGAGCGCCGCGGCATCGGACCTGCAAAAGGTGGTGCTCGTCACCGGCGCCAAGTTCTACGGCATCCAGTGGGGCGCTGTGCAAACGCCGTGCCGCGAGACGGATGCGCGGCAACTGCCGCCCAATTTCTACTACGACCAGGAGGACTTCCTGCGCCAGGCGCAGCGTGGGCAGGAATGGTCCTGGGTCAATCTGATACCTCCGTTCGTCTCCGGCTTCGCGGTCGGCAATCCGATGAATCTGGTGCTGGGCGTCGGCATCTACGCTGCCGTCTGCAAGGAGCTGGCGCTGCCGTTGCGATTTCCCGGCAGCGCAGGTGCCTACGATGCCTTGCACCAGATCGCCGATGCCCACCAGATCGGCGCGGCCGCAAGCTGGGCCGCGAAGGCCGACGCGGCGGCCAACCAGGCCTACAACGTCGCGAACGGCGATGCCGCGCGCTGGCGCAATACCTGGCCGGTGATCGCTGCGGGTCTGGGCATGGAAGCGGCCGAGCCCAAGACCATGCCCCTGGCGGACGTCATGCCCGACCAGCAGGCCGTGTGGGATCGCATTGCGCAACGGCACGGCCTGCGCAGCATCGACATCGCGAAGATCGTCAATTGGGCATGGGTGGACTACATGCTGCGGATGTCGCACGACGTGCTGCTCGAAACCGGCAAGATCCGGCGCGCCGGGTTCCATGAATGCCTCGAGACCGATCGCGTCTTTGTGCAACGTCTGCGCGAGTTGCAGGAACACAAGGTGATTCCGCGATGA
- a CDS encoding FadR/GntR family transcriptional regulator has product MANRIEPPAGESRENSGSTVIAGILSYLQDRRLQPGDRLPSERDLADRLGVGRNAVREALATLAALRIVESRPNSGIYLRHVAREGSFEALILLTELGGSPTATEVAETMEVRAHLETLAVGLACKRRTDEDLERMADVLSRTQEVLAHGGNMASDDTDFHVALVGATHNSVLVRVLNAFYRFTGQRRELMFEDLFQAEASLSEHRRLLEHVAARDSAKGQLLILRHMDRARSYWSTVLGRTGSSS; this is encoded by the coding sequence ATGGCCAACCGGATCGAACCACCCGCCGGCGAATCGCGCGAGAACAGCGGCAGCACCGTGATCGCCGGCATCCTCTCGTACCTGCAGGATCGGCGGTTGCAGCCAGGCGACCGCCTGCCCTCGGAGCGGGATCTGGCCGACCGGCTCGGTGTCGGCCGCAACGCGGTGCGCGAGGCGCTGGCGACGCTGGCGGCGCTGCGCATCGTCGAATCGCGTCCGAACTCGGGCATCTACCTGCGTCATGTGGCGCGCGAAGGCAGCTTCGAGGCCCTGATCCTGCTGACCGAACTCGGCGGCTCGCCGACAGCGACCGAGGTTGCCGAGACGATGGAAGTCCGGGCGCATCTCGAGACGCTGGCGGTCGGCCTGGCCTGCAAGCGGCGCACCGATGAAGACCTCGAGCGAATGGCCGACGTGCTGAGCCGTACACAGGAGGTGCTCGCGCATGGCGGCAATATGGCTTCGGACGACACCGATTTCCATGTCGCACTGGTCGGTGCGACCCACAACTCGGTACTGGTGCGCGTTCTCAATGCGTTCTACCGCTTCACCGGGCAGCGCAGGGAACTCATGTTCGAGGATCTTTTCCAGGCAGAGGCTTCGCTGAGCGAACACCGCCGCCTGTTGGAACACGTTGCGGCGCGAGATTCCGCCAAAGGGCAGCTGCTGATCCTGCGCCACATGGACCGCGCGCGCAGCTACTGGTCGACGGTGCTTGGCCGTACTGGGTCATCCTCGTGA
- a CDS encoding PDR/VanB family oxidoreductase, producing MNAPLIDVRLRQIRLEAQGIASYELVSATDAPLPQFTAGSHIDLHLAHDMVRSYSLANAPSDTDRYLIAVQREAESRGGSTWMHSTPRVGDVLRTSPPGNDFPLAEDAPQSIFIAGGIGITPVMSMLRRLDALGRRWRLHYASRSPAETAFVDELRVMGSGTGEVDFCFGSSRIDRVDIAAIVRDAPSDCHLYCCGPARMIDAFLDACACRPAHTVHFERFAASSEAATEGGYDVILKRSGERLTVAPGKTILDTLLDHSIDVPYACTAGVCGTCRTAVLEGEPDHRDDFLSDEERRSNQSMMICCSGARSKTLVLDL from the coding sequence ATGAACGCGCCCCTGATCGACGTCCGCCTGCGGCAGATACGGCTGGAAGCGCAGGGCATCGCGTCCTACGAGTTGGTGTCCGCCACGGATGCGCCCCTGCCGCAGTTCACCGCCGGTTCGCACATCGACCTGCATCTCGCGCACGACATGGTGCGCAGCTACTCCCTCGCCAATGCCCCATCGGACACGGATCGCTACCTGATCGCAGTGCAGCGCGAAGCCGAAAGCCGCGGCGGCTCGACCTGGATGCATTCGACGCCGCGGGTGGGTGACGTGTTGCGCACCAGCCCGCCCGGAAACGACTTTCCCCTGGCGGAGGATGCGCCGCAATCCATCTTCATCGCCGGCGGCATCGGCATCACGCCGGTGATGTCGATGCTGCGCCGGCTCGATGCGCTCGGCCGCCGCTGGCGCCTTCACTATGCGAGCCGATCGCCGGCCGAAACCGCTTTCGTCGATGAACTCAGGGTGATGGGCAGCGGTACCGGCGAAGTCGACTTCTGCTTCGGTTCCTCGCGCATCGACCGCGTCGACATCGCGGCAATCGTCCGGGATGCACCTTCCGACTGTCACCTGTACTGCTGCGGCCCGGCCCGCATGATCGACGCCTTCCTCGACGCCTGTGCATGCCGGCCCGCGCACACCGTGCATTTCGAGCGCTTCGCCGCCAGCAGCGAAGCCGCGACCGAGGGCGGCTACGACGTGATCCTGAAGCGCAGCGGCGAGCGCCTCACGGTGGCGCCGGGCAAAACGATTCTCGACACCCTGCTCGACCATTCGATCGACGTACCCTATGCGTGCACCGCAGGCGTCTGCGGGACGTGCCGCACGGCGGTACTGGAGGGCGAACCCGATCACCGCGACGACTTCCTCAGCGACGAGGAAAGGCGTTCCAACCAGTCGATGATGATCTGCTGCTCCGGCGCGCGTTCGAAGACGCTGGTGCTCGATCTCTGA
- a CDS encoding N-acyl-D-amino-acid deacylase family protein, producing the protein MRSEFDLVIRNGQVVDGSGAPAFGADVAVKDGRIAVVGKVEGCGSQEIDARGKLVTPGFIDIHTHYDGQAIWDTQLAPSSWHGVTTVVMGNCGVGFAPVRPADRDALIELMEGVEDIPGPCLSEGLRWNWESFSDYLDALEAQPRDIDVCAQLPHGPLRVYVMGERALRLEDATEADIAQMRELTADAMRAGAFGFTTSRTVSHKTVNGDPTPMLRAQEEELTGIAMGLADAGHGQIEFVSDWDQPTPAAEFGMLRRLVERSGRSCVFSLNQRHGERNEVWRELLDLSDQAAAEGLRMRPVTAPRPIGSLFGLTGTQNPFAGTPSYRAIAHLPLAERVARMRDPEVRRRILSEDPYKESTFPLFERMGFEEMYEHMFLLGDPPSYEPPRESSIASIARREGRNGAEVAYDMLLDDEGSGFLYATFTGFNEFVCEPTREMLNHPNAMIGLGDGGAHVGFITDACFPTYLLTHWGRDRASGRQAVEELVRRYTSDPAGTVGLNDRGLVRAGMKADLNVIDFDRLALGKPYVVDDLPAGGKRLLQKASGYSATILSGVLTYVDGESTGASPGRLVRGPQKAA; encoded by the coding sequence ATGAGATCCGAGTTCGACCTGGTGATCCGCAACGGCCAGGTGGTCGACGGCAGCGGCGCGCCCGCATTCGGCGCCGACGTCGCGGTGAAGGACGGGAGGATCGCGGTCGTCGGCAAGGTCGAAGGTTGCGGTTCGCAGGAGATCGATGCGCGCGGCAAGCTGGTAACGCCCGGCTTCATCGACATCCACACCCACTACGACGGCCAGGCCATCTGGGACACCCAGCTCGCACCCAGCTCGTGGCATGGCGTGACCACGGTGGTGATGGGCAACTGCGGCGTCGGCTTCGCGCCCGTGCGTCCGGCCGACCGCGATGCGCTGATCGAGCTCATGGAAGGCGTCGAGGACATTCCCGGCCCTTGCCTGTCCGAAGGACTGCGCTGGAACTGGGAGAGCTTTTCCGACTACCTGGATGCACTGGAGGCGCAGCCGCGCGACATCGACGTCTGCGCGCAGCTGCCGCACGGACCGTTGCGCGTGTATGTGATGGGCGAGCGCGCCCTGCGCCTGGAGGACGCGACCGAAGCCGACATCGCACAGATGCGCGAGCTCACCGCCGACGCGATGCGAGCCGGTGCCTTCGGCTTCACCACCTCGCGCACCGTGAGCCACAAGACGGTGAATGGCGACCCGACGCCGATGCTCCGCGCGCAGGAAGAGGAGCTCACCGGCATCGCGATGGGGCTCGCCGACGCGGGCCACGGGCAGATCGAGTTCGTCTCGGACTGGGATCAACCGACACCCGCCGCCGAGTTCGGCATGCTGCGCCGGCTGGTCGAACGCTCCGGCCGCAGTTGCGTGTTCTCGCTCAACCAGCGCCACGGCGAACGCAACGAAGTGTGGCGCGAGCTGCTCGACCTGTCGGATCAGGCGGCCGCCGAAGGCCTGCGCATGCGACCGGTCACCGCGCCGCGTCCGATCGGCTCGCTGTTCGGCCTCACCGGCACGCAGAATCCCTTCGCCGGCACGCCGAGCTACCGCGCCATCGCGCACCTGCCGTTGGCCGAGCGCGTGGCACGGATGCGCGACCCCGAGGTGCGACGCCGCATCCTGAGCGAAGACCCGTACAAGGAAAGCACCTTCCCCCTATTCGAGCGCATGGGCTTCGAGGAGATGTACGAGCACATGTTCCTGCTGGGCGACCCTCCCAGCTACGAGCCGCCGAGGGAATCGTCGATTGCCTCCATCGCCAGGCGCGAAGGCCGCAACGGCGCTGAGGTGGCGTACGACATGCTGCTCGACGATGAAGGCAGCGGTTTCCTCTACGCGACTTTCACCGGCTTCAACGAGTTCGTCTGCGAACCCACTCGTGAGATGCTCAACCACCCCAACGCCATGATCGGCCTCGGCGATGGCGGCGCGCACGTCGGCTTCATCACCGACGCCTGCTTTCCCACCTACCTGCTCACTCACTGGGGACGCGACCGTGCGAGCGGACGCCAGGCGGTCGAGGAGCTCGTGCGCCGCTATACCAGCGACCCGGCCGGCACCGTCGGATTGAACGACCGCGGCCTGGTGCGCGCCGGCATGAAGGCCGATCTGAACGTGATCGACTTCGATCGGCTCGCGCTCGGCAAGCCCTACGTGGTGGACGACCTGCCTGCCGGCGGCAAGCGGTTGCTGCAGAAGGCCAGCGGCTATAGCGCGACCATCCTGTCGGGCGTGCTCACCTATGTCGATGGCGAGTCGACCGGCGCCTCGCCGGGCCGCCTGGTGCGCGGGCCGCAGAAAGCAGCCTGA
- a CDS encoding Rieske 2Fe-2S domain-containing protein, whose protein sequence is MLTHEDNETLVRVSAGTAMGQLMRLYWIPFLPSKDLSPNGQPQRVRLLGEELLAFRDSENRVGLIDHACPHRGAPLVFGRNEDCGVRCIYHGWKFDVEGHVVDTPAEPPQSRLKETVRIKNYPCRERNGIVWTYMGPDRDHLPPLPDMEWNLVPEENVYVSFRVQECNWLQAVEGEIDSAHAAILHGRIDSQGAISDWVAKKDLRPTFECKRQDFGMSIASRRVLDVNTHYWRVNQFLLPFYTLVPPQSQYPELSGHAWVPIDDHHTLCIMFSYHPTQKFYEKTRKLFDSGHAGRETGHPSANAYAPRPATEPYAKYWTRFNLQSAFLFDYDAQIKTWFSGLPGLWVQDAACQSGVAPIYDRSKEHLGMSDTGIAMTRRLLLETARNLTARQQRPPRIDDPALAMVRAVSLTVPAGESWSESGRELMVAKLGADFGYTP, encoded by the coding sequence ATGCTCACTCACGAAGACAACGAAACACTGGTGCGCGTCTCGGCAGGCACCGCGATGGGGCAGTTGATGCGCCTCTACTGGATTCCGTTCCTGCCCTCGAAGGACCTTTCGCCCAACGGGCAGCCGCAGCGCGTGCGCCTGCTCGGCGAGGAACTGCTCGCCTTTCGCGACAGCGAGAACAGGGTCGGGCTGATCGATCACGCCTGCCCGCACCGCGGTGCCCCCCTGGTGTTCGGCCGCAACGAGGATTGCGGCGTGCGCTGCATCTATCACGGTTGGAAGTTCGACGTCGAGGGCCACGTCGTCGACACGCCTGCCGAACCGCCGCAGAGTCGGCTGAAGGAGACGGTGCGCATCAAGAACTACCCCTGCCGCGAGCGCAACGGCATCGTCTGGACCTACATGGGTCCGGACCGCGACCATCTGCCGCCTCTGCCCGACATGGAATGGAACCTCGTTCCGGAGGAAAACGTCTATGTGAGCTTTCGCGTCCAGGAGTGCAACTGGCTGCAGGCGGTCGAAGGCGAGATCGATTCGGCGCACGCAGCCATCCTGCACGGCCGCATCGACTCGCAGGGCGCCATCAGCGATTGGGTGGCGAAGAAGGACCTGCGTCCCACCTTCGAATGCAAGCGCCAGGATTTCGGCATGAGCATCGCCTCCCGCCGCGTGCTCGACGTGAATACGCATTACTGGCGGGTCAACCAGTTCCTGCTGCCCTTCTATACGCTGGTGCCCCCGCAATCGCAGTACCCGGAACTGAGCGGCCACGCGTGGGTCCCCATCGACGACCACCACACGCTGTGCATCATGTTCTCCTACCATCCGACGCAGAAGTTCTACGAGAAGACCCGCAAGCTGTTTGACAGCGGGCACGCGGGCCGGGAGACCGGGCATCCGAGCGCCAACGCCTATGCGCCGCGCCCCGCCACCGAGCCCTACGCGAAGTACTGGACCCGGTTCAACCTGCAGAGCGCTTTCCTGTTCGACTACGACGCGCAGATCAAGACCTGGTTTTCGGGCCTGCCGGGACTGTGGGTGCAGGATGCCGCCTGCCAGTCGGGCGTTGCACCGATCTACGACCGCTCCAAAGAGCACCTCGGCATGAGCGATACCGGCATCGCGATGACGCGCCGCCTGCTGCTGGAGACGGCGCGCAACCTCACGGCGCGCCAGCAGCGCCCGCCGCGCATCGACGACCCCGCCCTTGCGATGGTGCGCGCCGTATCGCTGACGGTGCCGGCAGGCGAGTCGTGGAGCGAGTCCGGACGCGAACTGATGGTCGCGAAGCTGGGCGCCGACTTCGGCTACACCCCCTGA
- a CDS encoding SDR family NAD(P)-dependent oxidoreductase, translating into MSQQQTTFGVDALKERVAVITGASGGLGGAMVARLAAMGARVVAVDLQAPENPLAALSLACDITDEAAIEAMADAVKTRFGRCDILVNNAGIMAPVIPLEELPAEVWDRVMNVNLRGSFLCGKHLARMMLAQGAGAIVNLASIGARVPNDIGPYGPSKAGVLGLTHQMAVEWGSRGIRANSVSPGMIRTPMSEHFYQNEKLHQGRIKAVPTGRIGRADDIADAVAFLVSDAASYMNGQDIIVDGGFMRTALMNVQPAVFA; encoded by the coding sequence ATGAGCCAGCAGCAGACTACTTTCGGTGTCGACGCCCTGAAGGAGCGCGTCGCGGTGATCACGGGCGCGAGCGGCGGATTGGGCGGCGCGATGGTTGCGCGGCTCGCGGCGATGGGTGCCCGCGTGGTCGCCGTCGATCTGCAGGCTCCGGAGAACCCACTGGCCGCGCTCTCGCTCGCCTGCGACATCACAGACGAAGCGGCGATCGAAGCCATGGCCGACGCAGTCAAGACCAGGTTCGGCCGTTGCGACATCCTGGTGAACAACGCCGGCATCATGGCGCCCGTCATCCCGCTCGAAGAACTGCCGGCCGAGGTGTGGGACCGGGTCATGAACGTGAACCTGCGGGGCTCCTTCCTGTGCGGCAAGCATCTCGCGCGCATGATGCTCGCGCAAGGCGCGGGTGCCATCGTCAATCTCGCGTCCATCGGGGCGCGCGTTCCGAACGACATCGGCCCCTACGGCCCTAGCAAGGCCGGCGTGCTTGGCCTCACTCACCAGATGGCGGTGGAATGGGGCTCGCGCGGCATCCGCGCCAACTCGGTCAGTCCGGGCATGATCCGCACGCCGATGTCCGAGCATTTCTATCAGAACGAGAAGCTGCACCAGGGCCGCATCAAGGCGGTACCTACGGGCCGCATCGGGCGGGCCGACGACATTGCGGACGCGGTCGCGTTTCTCGTGAGCGACGCGGCCTCTTACATGAACGGCCAGGACATCATCGTCGACGGCGGCTTCATGCGCACCGCGCTGATGAACGTGCAGCCGGCGGTATTTGCCTGA
- a CDS encoding sugar phosphate isomerase/epimerase family protein — protein sequence MNARHRKTANLTLGFLTLGAQAAPLDIIDAAAQAGYGAAGPRVSGRYPGDAWPSVDADPSAFAKIREAAAEKSIRVSSISGYYLSPQVRPSHLRANVEAARAVGAPMILQGCFEADHARVAELLRDYAAAAADAGIRIALEFMPMSGLKTIEQTRTVIAASGAANVGILVDTLHLARSGATAADIAALDPASIYLTQLSDAPAQLDAGSTLFDEAMSGRLYLGDGGLDLAAVVNALPADAELELETPVVAHERLPPAQRARHAAEAAQRFFDRHFPTFMENER from the coding sequence ATGAACGCGCGACACCGCAAGACCGCGAACCTGACGCTGGGCTTCCTGACCCTGGGCGCGCAGGCCGCGCCGCTGGACATCATCGACGCCGCCGCGCAGGCCGGCTACGGCGCCGCGGGACCGCGCGTCAGCGGGCGCTATCCGGGCGATGCCTGGCCGTCGGTCGATGCCGATCCTTCGGCATTCGCGAAGATCCGCGAGGCCGCTGCCGAAAAATCCATTCGCGTCTCGAGCATCAGCGGCTACTACCTCTCGCCGCAGGTGCGGCCCTCGCACCTGAGGGCGAATGTCGAGGCGGCCAGAGCAGTGGGCGCGCCGATGATCCTGCAGGGCTGCTTCGAGGCGGATCATGCCCGCGTCGCCGAGTTGCTGCGCGACTATGCAGCCGCCGCTGCCGATGCGGGCATCCGGATCGCGCTCGAGTTCATGCCGATGAGCGGGCTGAAGACCATCGAGCAGACGCGCACGGTCATCGCGGCCAGCGGCGCGGCCAACGTCGGCATCCTGGTCGATACGTTGCACCTCGCGCGCTCCGGGGCCACGGCCGCCGATATCGCCGCGCTGGACCCCGCCAGCATCTACCTGACGCAGCTCAGCGATGCGCCCGCACAGCTGGACGCCGGCAGCACGCTGTTCGACGAGGCGATGTCGGGGCGGCTGTATCTCGGCGACGGCGGGCTCGACCTCGCGGCCGTGGTGAATGCGCTCCCGGCCGATGCAGAGCTCGAACTGGAGACGCCGGTCGTCGCGCACGAGAGACTGCCGCCAGCGCAGCGGGCGCGGCACGCCGCGGAAGCGGCGCAACGCTTTTTCGACCGCCACTTTCCGACCTTCATGGAGAACGAACGATGA
- a CDS encoding Bug family tripartite tricarboxylate transporter substrate binding protein, with product MTDRLFVSRRTAIISGGLAAASLAAMPLTGLAQGSYPEKPITLVSPFGGAVDFLARLIVVQLNNRLNGNVIVDLKLGGSGTIGLAHVARAAPDGYTIGMGTSTALTSAPHLIKSPGYEVERSFTYLGLIQTSRQVLVVSPQLGVSTLAEFVALAKSRPGALNFGSSGIGNSIHLAAEEFNSAVGIKAVHIPFKTGPETDAAIMGGEVQYTFASVPTSLGLINGGKLRPLVVTGDSRDPSLPTVPSLKEAGSPAALPDQLFGMVGPANMSPAVLAKLGKAIQDMQADSAFQDAVRKGGGIPSQIYGDDFRKLVLADSRRWGDLIKRLGITPS from the coding sequence ATGACCGACCGCCTATTCGTCAGCCGCAGAACCGCCATCATCTCGGGCGGCCTGGCCGCCGCCTCGCTTGCAGCCATGCCGCTGACCGGCCTGGCGCAGGGAAGCTATCCGGAGAAGCCGATCACCCTCGTCTCGCCTTTCGGTGGTGCAGTCGACTTCCTGGCGCGTCTTATCGTCGTGCAACTCAACAACCGGCTGAACGGCAACGTCATCGTGGATCTGAAGCTCGGCGGTTCGGGCACCATCGGCTTGGCTCACGTCGCCAGGGCTGCGCCGGACGGCTACACCATCGGCATGGGCACGAGCACGGCGCTGACCTCGGCGCCGCACCTGATCAAGAGCCCCGGCTACGAGGTCGAGCGTTCGTTCACCTACCTGGGCCTGATCCAGACTTCGCGTCAGGTCCTCGTGGTCTCGCCGCAGCTCGGAGTCAGCACGCTGGCCGAGTTCGTCGCCCTTGCGAAGTCCAGGCCCGGTGCGCTCAACTTCGGTTCCTCGGGCATCGGCAACAGCATTCACCTGGCGGCCGAGGAATTCAATTCGGCGGTGGGCATCAAAGCAGTTCACATTCCGTTCAAGACCGGTCCCGAGACCGACGCGGCGATCATGGGCGGTGAAGTGCAATACACCTTCGCATCCGTACCCACGTCGCTGGGGCTGATCAACGGCGGAAAGCTCAGACCGCTGGTCGTGACCGGCGACAGCCGAGACCCGTCGCTGCCCACCGTCCCTTCGCTCAAGGAGGCCGGATCTCCTGCAGCGCTACCGGATCAGCTCTTTGGCATGGTCGGCCCGGCCAACATGTCGCCCGCCGTTTTGGCCAAGCTCGGCAAGGCGATTCAGGACATGCAGGCGGATTCCGCGTTTCAGGATGCCGTGCGCAAGGGCGGCGGGATCCCATCGCAAATCTATGGCGACGACTTCCGCAAGCTGGTGCTGGCGGACAGCAGGCGCTGGGGGGACCTGATCAAGCGGCTGGGCATCACGCCGAGCTGA
- a CDS encoding Bug family tripartite tricarboxylate transporter substrate binding protein has protein sequence MLNRRHLLSLGASAALPLRAFAQDPWPARSIRAVNPGAAGGTNDVLTRHLLEPLGKLLGQPVILESKAGAGGVIGTQFVAQQPADGYTILTHHNGFITAPLVSANANYDALKDFVPLSLQGTSPLILIAHPSMPPTLAEFVAHARANPGKLEWGTAALGGVGHLATEVFHDATGIKGMVKVAFSGSAPATQALVAGQIKYLLSTPTAATAGLVQEGRLRFLGVSSAARSPLLPNLPSISEVAPGFAVEVWFGLLARAGTPPAVVARLADAIASVISQPDIIDKYRAVNVVARPGRNELAELLRGDHQLWSKVVREKNIRLD, from the coding sequence ATGCTGAACCGTCGACACCTTCTTTCGCTCGGCGCGTCCGCGGCGCTTCCGCTGCGGGCCTTCGCACAGGACCCGTGGCCGGCGAGGTCGATCCGCGCCGTCAACCCCGGCGCCGCGGGAGGAACCAATGACGTCCTGACGCGGCACCTCCTGGAGCCGCTTGGCAAGCTGCTCGGCCAACCGGTCATCCTCGAATCCAAGGCTGGCGCGGGTGGGGTGATCGGCACGCAGTTCGTCGCCCAGCAACCTGCAGACGGCTACACGATCCTGACGCACCACAACGGTTTCATCACGGCGCCGCTGGTCAGTGCCAATGCCAATTACGACGCACTCAAGGACTTCGTGCCGCTTTCCCTGCAAGGCACCAGCCCGCTGATCCTGATCGCGCATCCCTCCATGCCGCCTACATTGGCAGAGTTCGTCGCGCATGCGCGCGCGAATCCCGGCAAGCTCGAGTGGGGAACGGCTGCGCTGGGCGGCGTGGGTCATCTGGCAACGGAGGTTTTCCACGACGCAACGGGCATCAAGGGGATGGTCAAGGTGGCCTTCTCGGGCTCGGCCCCTGCAACCCAGGCCCTGGTTGCAGGGCAGATCAAGTACCTGTTGTCCACGCCGACGGCCGCCACGGCCGGCCTGGTGCAGGAGGGGCGCCTGCGCTTCCTGGGCGTATCGTCTGCGGCGCGCAGTCCGCTGCTTCCGAACCTTCCAAGCATCTCGGAAGTGGCCCCGGGCTTCGCAGTCGAGGTCTGGTTCGGCCTCCTCGCACGGGCGGGCACGCCTCCCGCCGTCGTTGCCAGGCTGGCCGATGCAATCGCCAGCGTGATCTCGCAACCCGACATCATCGACAAGTACCGGGCCGTCAACGTCGTGGCCAGACCCGGTAGAAACGAGCTCGCCGAGCTGCTTCGCGGTGATCACCAGCTGTGGTCGAAGGTCGTTCGAGAGAAGAACATCCGGCTCGACTGA
- a CDS encoding Bug family tripartite tricarboxylate transporter substrate binding protein, with product MSFGMQRRTALKTLAAAAVAAQAPAFAADYPDKQIRMLWPFATGGLGANLARVLAEGLSQRLGQTVYVDARPGGGGVVGFQALKAAVPDGYTIMLGTNSTSTLLPSMMKGLPFDPIKDFEHVAMVYTSGNVIVVKADSPIKDFADLRAQARANPGKLTYGSAGNGSTYHLMPALFDQLNGSKMVHVPYKGGSPAYMGLLGGETSVVFGDLSALPHVQAGKMRALGVLSRKRVAAAPDIPTTAELGMPDLVMESFYGLFAPKGTPREILARLNKETAATLAEPIVQAQLKTLSTQAAPDTSSKYFVDQITKETARWRPVIEAGGIVAE from the coding sequence ATGAGTTTCGGAATGCAGCGACGTACGGCTCTCAAGACCCTCGCAGCCGCGGCCGTGGCGGCGCAGGCGCCCGCCTTCGCGGCCGACTACCCCGACAAGCAGATCCGCATGCTGTGGCCCTTCGCCACCGGCGGGCTGGGGGCCAACCTCGCGCGCGTGCTGGCCGAGGGCCTTTCGCAGCGGCTGGGGCAGACGGTCTACGTTGACGCCAGGCCGGGCGGCGGCGGGGTCGTCGGCTTCCAGGCGCTGAAAGCCGCGGTGCCGGACGGCTACACCATCATGCTCGGCACCAACAGCACGTCGACGCTGCTGCCATCGATGATGAAGGGACTGCCCTTCGATCCCATCAAGGACTTCGAACACGTGGCCATGGTCTACACCAGCGGCAACGTCATCGTGGTCAAGGCCGACAGCCCGATCAAGGACTTCGCCGACTTGCGTGCACAGGCCAGGGCGAACCCGGGCAAGCTGACCTACGGCTCGGCGGGCAACGGCTCGACGTATCACCTCATGCCGGCGCTGTTCGACCAGCTCAACGGCTCGAAGATGGTCCATGTGCCCTACAAGGGGGGCAGCCCTGCCTACATGGGCCTGCTGGGCGGCGAGACCTCGGTGGTGTTCGGCGACCTGTCCGCCTTGCCACACGTGCAGGCCGGCAAGATGCGCGCGCTCGGCGTGCTGAGCAGAAAGCGCGTGGCGGCCGCGCCGGACATCCCCACCACGGCCGAACTCGGCATGCCCGACCTCGTCATGGAATCGTTCTATGGACTGTTCGCTCCGAAGGGCACGCCACGGGAGATCCTGGCCAGGCTGAACAAGGAAACCGCCGCGACTCTGGCCGAACCGATCGTTCAGGCGCAGTTGAAGACGCTGTCCACCCAGGCGGCGCCGGACACGAGTTCGAAGTACTTCGTCGACCAGATCACGAAGGAGACGGCGCGCTGGCGCCCTGTCATCGAAGCCGGCGGAATCGTCGCGGAATGA